From the Ruania alkalisoli genome, one window contains:
- a CDS encoding LrgB family protein yields MTAAALEMVVSTGGTVLAYLAALWLYRRCGRHPLLSPVVTATLVLTLILELTGTAYPDYLGAVLPLTIGLALATVALAVPLHTASSALLPLWPRLLVLFGCAAALAITLATVPLAVAGSPDDVLASALPLSVTTPVTVEISALIGGDPSLSAGLAICSGILGAVLAPRLLTLVGVHDPRARGIAIGVTSHGIGTSRVLLDEPETGAWSSAAMVVHALVMTAAVPLVARLL; encoded by the coding sequence GTGACGGCGGCGGCACTGGAGATGGTCGTGTCGACCGGAGGCACGGTGCTTGCCTACCTGGCCGCACTGTGGCTGTATCGCCGCTGCGGTCGCCACCCACTCCTCTCCCCCGTGGTGACCGCCACGCTGGTGCTGACCCTGATCCTGGAGCTGACCGGCACTGCGTACCCGGACTATCTCGGCGCCGTGCTGCCGTTGACGATCGGCCTGGCGCTGGCAACGGTGGCGCTGGCGGTGCCACTGCACACGGCGAGTAGCGCGCTGCTGCCATTGTGGCCGCGGCTGCTGGTGTTGTTCGGGTGTGCTGCAGCGCTGGCGATCACCCTCGCTACCGTGCCGCTCGCCGTCGCCGGAAGCCCGGACGATGTCTTGGCCTCGGCCCTCCCGCTATCGGTCACCACCCCGGTCACGGTGGAGATCTCGGCTCTCATCGGTGGCGACCCCTCGCTCTCCGCCGGGTTGGCGATCTGCTCCGGCATCCTCGGCGCGGTGCTGGCACCGCGGCTGCTGACCCTCGTCGGTGTGCACGACCCGCGCGCCCGCGGAATCGCCATCGGCGTCACCTCCCACGGGATCGGTACCTCGCGGGTGTTGCTGGACGAACCGGAGACGGGAGCGTGGTCGAGCGCGGCGATGGTGGTGCATGCCTTGGTGATGACGGCCGCGGTGCCGTTGGTGGCGCGGCTGCTCTAG
- a CDS encoding DUF6318 family protein, which yields MTPKTRNSPITGAARGTLSALLLGLLLLTACTPGDPAQRSSAPGSPTAGSRAPQTTAGASTSTGAPTARPEIAVPERPASMGSNSIQTAIDVAVHVTELYGYSWHTGDLGPWDAIVAEECEFCVVLREEVADLYANGGYATDGEIVGRYAEAALADTPDTYWVDLDVVVRSRMVFTQPNTAGATDPAERIIRVTLDWADGDWLVLDIAEVAPEHSLIDQD from the coding sequence ATGACGCCGAAGACAAGGAACTCACCGATCACAGGAGCCGCTCGGGGCACGCTGTCTGCTCTGCTGCTGGGGCTGCTGCTGCTCACTGCGTGCACCCCCGGTGATCCGGCGCAACGGTCCTCCGCCCCCGGAAGTCCCACGGCTGGGTCGAGAGCGCCGCAGACCACCGCTGGAGCGAGTACGAGTACCGGCGCGCCGACTGCGCGTCCGGAGATTGCCGTCCCAGAGCGCCCGGCATCGATGGGATCGAACTCCATCCAGACCGCGATCGACGTCGCCGTGCATGTCACCGAGCTCTACGGCTACAGCTGGCACACCGGCGATCTTGGCCCATGGGACGCGATCGTCGCCGAGGAGTGTGAGTTCTGCGTCGTCCTGCGCGAGGAGGTGGCCGACCTCTACGCCAATGGCGGGTATGCCACCGACGGCGAGATCGTCGGACGATACGCCGAGGCTGCGCTGGCCGACACGCCCGACACCTACTGGGTGGACCTGGACGTGGTTGTCCGCTCACGGATGGTCTTCACGCAGCCGAATACCGCTGGCGCCACGGACCCGGCGGAACGGATCATCCGCGTCACGCTCGACTGGGCCGATGGTGACTGGTTGGTGCTCGACATCGCGGAGGTGGCGCCAGAGCACTCGTTGATCGACCAGGATTGA
- a CDS encoding class I mannose-6-phosphate isomerase, translated as MIIEVAANRPPERFYRGGRSLADLRGEAGVGEYEPEDWVGSMTCVYGEAPVGLTRLPDGRLLKDAIEAEPEWWLGADHVAAYGADAMVLVKLLDAGERLPVHAHPDRAFAKAHFAAPHGKTEAWFLLTGGSLHLGLKQDLTADELAGVLERQDAEEILGLMHEVQVNPGDVVLVPAGVLHAIGGGLFLVELQEPEDFSLMLEWKGYPIDGPKDGHLGIGYDLALQAMERRARTPQEMAELVRPAGYGPSVFPAAADPYFRLGRERVQGEVQVEAGFAVVIVLEGQIEVTDAAGTTALRQGATAVAPHAAGELTLTGDGEVLICRPPAP; from the coding sequence GTGATCATCGAGGTTGCTGCCAACCGGCCACCCGAGCGCTTCTACCGAGGCGGACGCAGCCTCGCGGACCTGCGCGGCGAGGCCGGGGTCGGCGAGTACGAACCCGAGGACTGGGTCGGCTCGATGACCTGCGTCTATGGCGAGGCGCCGGTGGGGCTCACCCGGCTACCGGACGGGCGGCTGCTGAAGGACGCCATCGAGGCCGAGCCCGAGTGGTGGCTCGGCGCCGACCACGTGGCCGCCTACGGAGCGGACGCGATGGTGCTGGTCAAACTGCTGGATGCGGGGGAGCGGCTGCCGGTGCACGCCCACCCCGACCGCGCGTTCGCCAAGGCGCACTTCGCGGCACCGCACGGGAAGACCGAGGCGTGGTTCCTGCTCACCGGCGGCAGCCTGCACCTGGGCCTGAAGCAGGACCTCACCGCGGACGAGCTCGCCGGCGTCCTGGAGCGCCAGGACGCCGAGGAGATCCTCGGACTCATGCACGAGGTGCAGGTGAATCCCGGCGATGTGGTGCTGGTCCCTGCCGGGGTGCTGCATGCCATCGGCGGTGGATTGTTCCTGGTGGAACTGCAGGAGCCGGAGGACTTCTCGCTGATGCTCGAATGGAAGGGCTACCCGATCGACGGGCCGAAGGACGGTCACCTCGGGATCGGGTACGACCTGGCACTGCAGGCGATGGAACGTCGCGCCCGCACACCGCAGGAGATGGCTGAGCTCGTGCGCCCGGCCGGCTACGGGCCGTCGGTGTTCCCGGCGGCGGCCGACCCGTACTTCCGCCTGGGGCGCGAACGCGTCCAGGGTGAGGTGCAGGTGGAGGCGGGGTTCGCCGTCGTGATCGTGCTGGAGGGGCAGATCGAAGTGACGGATGCCGCCGGGACGACCGCGCTTCGGCAGGGTGCCACCGCGGTGGCACCGCACGCCGCGGGAGAACTGACGCTCACTGGGGATGGCGAGGTGCTGATCTGCCGGCCACCGGCACCGTGA
- a CDS encoding ADP-dependent glucokinase/phosphofructokinase, which produces MTPEVLLGFGGNVDVEITWDDAVLTRLAVEHGIADHELDTAIEITDERSLVISILAFARAGHGGERFVASASVLETFPARFDHSWTLGGTGIRAALVMQTLGIPSMVHLVSTNDIMRDLLPAGVHRLSSASEDSLDPHLIVQFPRGAHVRTDRLAVTAPKANRLIYVNDPPNRDLVLSDEIEQVAPSLNVLLVTGLNSMQDAGLVTDRLRRVARVIEKMPDGALVFFEDAGQHVPALGKQVLAAMAELADVISMNEDELFGHLGRTVDLNDAGAVEGALREAQTQIGARTLVVHTQHWAAALGPLAQQLRPALRAGVVAAGTRYLVGDGATRADHERTAALPVQAGSAVVAHQLEQAGDVTCVPALDLRTDTPTTIGLGDTFVGGLLAAYAGERHSEGVNA; this is translated from the coding sequence ATGACGCCGGAGGTTCTTCTCGGATTCGGCGGCAACGTCGACGTCGAGATCACCTGGGACGATGCCGTGCTCACCCGCCTCGCGGTTGAGCACGGCATCGCCGACCACGAGCTCGACACCGCAATCGAGATCACCGACGAACGCAGTCTGGTGATCTCCATCCTCGCCTTCGCTCGCGCCGGGCACGGCGGGGAGCGATTCGTGGCCTCCGCCTCCGTGCTGGAGACGTTCCCGGCCAGATTCGACCACAGCTGGACCCTCGGCGGCACCGGTATCCGCGCCGCCCTGGTCATGCAGACCCTCGGGATCCCCAGCATGGTGCACCTGGTCAGTACCAACGACATCATGCGTGACCTGCTCCCCGCGGGTGTGCACCGCCTGAGCAGTGCGAGTGAGGACTCCCTCGACCCGCACCTGATCGTGCAGTTCCCGCGGGGCGCCCACGTGCGCACCGACCGGCTGGCGGTGACGGCGCCGAAGGCGAACCGCCTCATTTACGTCAACGACCCGCCCAACCGGGATCTGGTGCTCAGCGATGAGATCGAGCAGGTTGCGCCCTCGCTGAACGTGCTGCTGGTCACCGGCCTGAACAGCATGCAGGATGCCGGCCTCGTGACCGACCGCCTGCGGCGCGTCGCCCGCGTCATCGAGAAGATGCCCGACGGCGCACTGGTCTTCTTCGAGGACGCCGGCCAGCACGTGCCTGCCCTGGGCAAGCAGGTGCTCGCCGCCATGGCCGAGCTCGCCGACGTCATCAGCATGAACGAGGACGAGCTGTTCGGCCACCTGGGCCGGACCGTCGATCTGAACGACGCGGGCGCCGTCGAGGGAGCCCTGCGGGAGGCGCAGACCCAGATCGGCGCACGCACCCTCGTGGTGCACACCCAGCACTGGGCCGCCGCCCTCGGGCCGCTGGCACAGCAGCTGCGCCCGGCCTTGCGGGCGGGTGTCGTGGCCGCGGGGACGCGCTACCTCGTCGGCGACGGCGCCACCCGAGCCGACCATGAACGGACGGCGGCCCTTCCCGTGCAGGCAGGCTCCGCCGTCGTAGCCCATCAGCTGGAGCAGGCCGGCGACGTCACATGCGTACCGGCGCTCGACCTGCGCACCGACACCCCCACCACCATCGGCCTCGGCGACACTTTCGTCGGCGGCCTGCTCGCGGCGTACGCCGGCGAGCGACACAGCGAAGGAGTGAACGCGTGA
- a CDS encoding ketose-bisphosphate aldolase has protein sequence MLTTGNALLTAAHEGNYAVPAFNVSDYAMFNGIMEISEAEQAPLIAAIHPDELAHFGRDAVAAIRERAHRSSIPVAIHWDHGASYEQMLTAIQVGFTSVMIDRSMDSFEENVRITKKVVETAHAVGVSVEAELGTIGAADSYGEAGAKEIIYTTPEEAVEFIRQTGVDSLAVAIGTSHGLFPPEITPEIKIDLLREIKAAVQIPLVLHGGSGNPDAEIGQAAKLGINKINISSDIKVAYHNEMRAVLADPKVREPNAIQPRCIEAMKEVAAHKIRLFGADGQASSVPGISGVQARV, from the coding sequence GTGCTCACCACCGGAAACGCCCTGCTGACCGCAGCCCACGAGGGAAACTACGCCGTTCCGGCGTTCAACGTCAGCGACTACGCCATGTTCAACGGGATCATGGAGATCAGCGAAGCCGAGCAGGCCCCCTTGATCGCGGCGATCCACCCCGACGAGCTCGCCCACTTCGGCCGCGACGCCGTGGCAGCCATCCGGGAGCGGGCGCACCGCTCGAGTATCCCGGTCGCCATCCACTGGGACCACGGCGCCAGCTACGAGCAGATGCTCACCGCCATCCAGGTCGGATTCACCTCGGTCATGATCGACCGGTCGATGGACTCCTTCGAGGAGAACGTGCGGATCACCAAGAAGGTCGTCGAGACCGCGCACGCTGTCGGCGTGAGCGTGGAGGCCGAGCTCGGCACGATCGGCGCCGCGGACAGCTACGGCGAGGCAGGCGCCAAGGAAATCATCTACACCACCCCGGAGGAAGCGGTCGAGTTCATCCGCCAGACCGGTGTGGACAGCCTCGCCGTGGCCATCGGCACCTCCCACGGGCTTTTCCCGCCCGAGATCACCCCGGAGATCAAGATCGACCTGCTGCGTGAGATCAAGGCGGCCGTGCAGATCCCGCTCGTGCTGCACGGTGGCTCGGGCAACCCGGACGCCGAGATCGGCCAGGCCGCCAAGCTCGGCATCAACAAGATCAACATCTCCAGTGACATCAAGGTCGCCTACCACAACGAGATGCGCGCCGTGCTGGCGGATCCGAAGGTGCGCGAACCCAACGCCATCCAGCCCCGCTGCATCGAGGCGATGAAGGAGGTCGCCGCCCACAAGATCCGGCTCTTCGGCGCCGATGGCCAGGCCTCCAGCGTGCCGGGAATCAGCGGCGTGCAGGCGCGGGTCTGA
- a CDS encoding carbohydrate ABC transporter permease, whose protein sequence is MTAVATKAPTPKNKKYQQNPKHAVRDIPARIFIWIGLLAGAAFAGLPVLWMLSSSFKSNREIFEFPPRLLTESFSFDAYLAILSDPSRLRFFINSYVVAICVTILTLVVAIHAAYAFSRFTFRMKHPLKLLIISVQAVPPITVLIPYFGIIVALKMYDTYPGLIFTYMLFTLPYAIIMMTSYMNSLPRELDEAVRVDGGSSMTALWRVLVPVSVPGIVSVGVYTFMIAWNEYLFALTLTSSESMRTVPIGLQLLMGQHSFQWNEIMAMSILGSIPVLALFLFFQRYFMSGLTSGAVKN, encoded by the coding sequence ATGACCGCTGTCGCCACCAAGGCACCGACGCCCAAGAACAAGAAGTACCAGCAGAACCCGAAGCATGCGGTTCGCGACATCCCGGCGCGCATCTTCATCTGGATCGGTCTGCTCGCCGGAGCAGCGTTCGCCGGCCTGCCGGTGCTGTGGATGCTCTCCAGCTCGTTCAAGTCCAACCGGGAGATCTTCGAGTTCCCTCCCAGGTTGTTGACGGAATCCTTCAGTTTCGACGCCTACCTGGCGATCCTGAGCGACCCGAGCCGGCTGCGGTTCTTCATCAACAGCTATGTGGTGGCGATCTGCGTCACGATCCTCACACTCGTGGTGGCGATCCATGCGGCGTATGCGTTCAGCCGGTTCACGTTCCGGATGAAGCACCCGCTGAAGCTCCTCATCATCAGCGTGCAGGCTGTGCCACCGATCACCGTGCTGATTCCGTACTTCGGGATCATCGTCGCCCTGAAGATGTACGACACCTATCCCGGTCTGATCTTCACGTACATGCTGTTCACTTTGCCGTACGCGATCATCATGATGACCAGCTACATGAACTCCCTCCCACGGGAGCTGGACGAAGCGGTCAGGGTGGACGGCGGCAGCTCGATGACCGCACTCTGGCGCGTGCTGGTGCCGGTCTCGGTGCCTGGGATCGTCTCAGTCGGCGTGTACACGTTCATGATCGCCTGGAACGAGTACCTGTTCGCCCTCACGCTGACCAGTAGCGAATCCATGCGGACCGTGCCGATCGGGCTGCAGCTGCTTATGGGCCAGCACTCGTTCCAGTGGAACGAGATCATGGCAATGAGCATTCTCGGCTCCATTCCTGTACTCGCCCTGTTCCTGTTCTTCCAGCGCTACTTCATGAGCGGCCTGACCTCGGGCGCGGTCAAGAACTGA
- a CDS encoding carbohydrate ABC transporter permease → MITPLASEPASTARPEGPGDPPPSGTSAAPAPRRRSHLGRALEPLAFLSPTLILLAVLMVLPIVLVIGYAFMDNVVTNPDPEFVGPANLIEIATDPTFHIALRNTVVFTVVSVVAHMILGLTFAMLLNSKRVSVTSRAVLRAIYVMPWLFTVAVIAVLWRMLLAPSGVINYLLSTDVEWLADPRLALGTVTVINIWAGYPFFMVSLLAGLQGIPGDLYEAARVDGASPVQQFFHVTLPQLRQIIVSLLLLDMIWTSAQQFALIWMTTGGGPLSSTEMLSTYTYKLAFDDYEFGLASASAVLVLLVSMVLAFFYVRHEKARES, encoded by the coding sequence ATGATCACACCCCTCGCATCAGAACCCGCCTCGACGGCGAGGCCGGAAGGTCCGGGCGACCCTCCGCCGTCGGGAACCTCCGCAGCACCGGCGCCCCGGCGGCGTTCGCACCTGGGCCGCGCCCTCGAACCCCTCGCGTTCCTCTCGCCCACGCTGATCCTGCTCGCCGTCCTCATGGTGCTGCCGATCGTGCTGGTGATCGGCTACGCCTTCATGGACAACGTGGTGACCAACCCCGATCCCGAGTTCGTGGGGCCGGCGAACCTCATCGAGATCGCCACCGATCCGACCTTCCACATCGCGCTGCGCAACACTGTGGTGTTCACCGTGGTGAGCGTGGTGGCGCACATGATCCTCGGGCTCACGTTCGCCATGCTGCTCAACAGCAAGCGCGTCTCGGTCACCAGCAGGGCCGTGCTCCGCGCGATCTACGTGATGCCCTGGCTGTTCACCGTGGCCGTGATCGCCGTGCTGTGGCGGATGCTGCTCGCACCCAGCGGTGTGATCAACTACCTGCTCTCGACCGATGTGGAATGGCTCGCCGACCCGCGGCTCGCGCTCGGCACCGTCACAGTCATCAACATCTGGGCCGGCTACCCGTTCTTCATGGTCAGCCTGCTCGCGGGGCTGCAGGGCATCCCTGGAGACCTGTACGAAGCCGCCCGTGTGGACGGCGCCTCCCCGGTGCAGCAGTTCTTCCACGTGACCCTGCCGCAGCTGCGGCAGATCATCGTCAGCCTGCTGTTGCTCGACATGATCTGGACCTCCGCGCAGCAATTCGCGCTCATCTGGATGACCACCGGGGGCGGACCCCTCAGCTCCACCGAGATGCTCTCCACCTACACCTACAAGCTGGCCTTCGACGACTACGAGTTCGGCCTCGCCTCCGCCAGCGCCGTGCTTGTTCTGCTCGTCTCGATGGTGCTCGCGTTCTTCTACGTGCGGCACGAGAAGGCGAGGGAGTCATGA
- a CDS encoding ABC transporter substrate-binding protein, which translates to MSTGARRTRVAGMAGLAALSLVAAAGCSSDGGGGADGDVTIEFAQWWEPELPDGAFAEIIAGFEEENPGVNVDLVSAPYASTQEQLFAGSASGTMPDVMGLDAVWVNDFANQGAIADLSALMSEYGYDDSQLASQVQVDGATYMIPVVNFIYPLFTNDDLLAEAGVDAPPTTRQEFLDAAVAISELGGDTTGWALPLSLEQPNGVLNDVMPWVWSSGGSMLADGQPDLTNPEMTAAIEYVQQLWDAGAVAPGSFTMKEQDKVEEFTNGRVGMMISSLAHINLLQETNPDLNFSVSAIPTEEGFSGDSGLTYASWGIGISESTEHPEEAFALIEYLMETETNGDLSTIANGFPGNTEAVPDFVEDDPLMADAFEIYQNTTPVNEFSGLPAAEQLMRSFAEQLQATLNGDQDVTQMLDQTQAAWSDEF; encoded by the coding sequence ATGAGCACTGGTGCTCGACGCACGCGGGTTGCCGGTATGGCCGGCCTCGCCGCACTGAGTCTTGTCGCGGCCGCAGGCTGCAGTAGCGATGGCGGCGGCGGCGCCGACGGCGACGTCACCATCGAGTTCGCCCAGTGGTGGGAGCCCGAGCTCCCCGACGGCGCGTTCGCCGAGATCATTGCCGGATTCGAGGAGGAGAACCCCGGCGTGAACGTCGACCTCGTCTCGGCGCCCTACGCCTCCACCCAGGAGCAACTGTTTGCAGGCTCCGCCTCCGGCACGATGCCCGACGTGATGGGCCTGGACGCCGTCTGGGTGAACGACTTCGCCAACCAGGGTGCGATCGCCGACCTCAGCGCCCTGATGAGCGAGTACGGCTACGACGACAGCCAGCTCGCCAGCCAGGTCCAAGTGGACGGCGCGACCTACATGATCCCGGTGGTCAACTTCATCTACCCGCTCTTCACCAATGACGACCTGCTCGCCGAAGCCGGTGTGGACGCGCCACCGACCACCCGCCAGGAGTTCCTCGACGCCGCCGTGGCCATCTCCGAGCTCGGCGGCGACACCACCGGCTGGGCGCTGCCCCTCTCTCTCGAGCAGCCGAACGGCGTGCTCAACGACGTGATGCCGTGGGTGTGGTCCTCCGGCGGATCCATGCTCGCTGACGGTCAGCCCGATCTGACGAACCCGGAGATGACCGCAGCGATCGAGTACGTCCAGCAGCTGTGGGACGCCGGGGCCGTCGCACCGGGCTCGTTCACCATGAAGGAGCAGGACAAGGTTGAGGAGTTCACCAACGGCCGCGTCGGGATGATGATCTCCTCGCTGGCGCACATCAACCTGCTGCAGGAGACCAACCCGGACCTCAACTTCAGCGTCTCGGCCATTCCCACCGAGGAAGGCTTCAGCGGTGACTCTGGTTTGACTTACGCCTCCTGGGGAATCGGCATCTCGGAGAGCACCGAGCACCCCGAGGAAGCATTCGCGCTGATCGAGTACCTGATGGAGACCGAGACCAACGGTGACCTCTCCACGATCGCCAACGGATTCCCCGGCAACACCGAGGCCGTGCCGGACTTCGTCGAGGACGACCCACTGATGGCCGACGCCTTCGAGATCTACCAGAACACCACACCGGTCAACGAGTTCTCCGGGCTCCCCGCAGCAGAACAGTTGATGCGCTCCTTCGCCGAGCAGCTCCAGGCCACCCTCAACGGTGACCAGGACGTCACCCAGATGCTCGACCAGACCCAGGCCGCCTGGTCCGACGAGTTCTAG
- a CDS encoding DeoR/GlpR family DNA-binding transcription regulator — translation MSSADVDTQDRSRHLPAHRRGSLADFVAERGQVAVGELAERFGVSIDTIRRDLDQLDADGLLIRTHGGAVSKSAAPVGDRKLDLRLRLHTEQKEAIAALAARLVQDDSVIMLNGGTTTLAVMRHLRDRRGLTIATNNLRIPAELPAGMECELYVFGGHVRTVAQTTTGAVSFAVTNRPDEITVRADIAIIGVGAVATSGFSTSNVGDAAMMAEMMDHAEQVAVVADSSKFSRHLFAQIASLDRATYLVTDIAPPPPIAASLEEAGVSVITP, via the coding sequence ATGTCATCTGCAGATGTGGACACTCAGGACCGTTCCCGCCACCTGCCGGCTCACCGGCGCGGGTCGTTGGCAGACTTTGTCGCCGAGCGCGGTCAAGTGGCCGTCGGGGAGCTTGCTGAGCGGTTCGGTGTGTCCATCGACACGATCCGCCGGGATCTGGACCAGCTGGATGCGGACGGACTGCTGATCCGCACGCACGGCGGTGCGGTGAGCAAGTCGGCGGCGCCGGTGGGTGACCGCAAACTGGATCTGCGGCTACGGCTGCATACCGAGCAGAAGGAGGCGATCGCGGCGCTGGCGGCGCGGCTGGTGCAGGACGATTCGGTGATCATGCTCAACGGCGGCACGACGACACTGGCGGTGATGCGGCATCTGCGCGACAGGCGGGGGCTGACGATCGCGACGAACAACTTGCGCATCCCGGCAGAGCTACCGGCGGGCATGGAGTGCGAGCTGTACGTCTTCGGCGGGCATGTGCGCACGGTCGCCCAGACGACCACGGGTGCTGTGTCATTCGCGGTGACGAACCGGCCCGACGAGATCACGGTCCGGGCGGACATCGCGATCATCGGTGTCGGTGCGGTCGCGACAAGCGGGTTCTCCACCAGCAATGTCGGGGACGCCGCGATGATGGCCGAGATGATGGACCATGCCGAGCAGGTGGCGGTGGTGGCGGACTCGTCCAAGTTCTCCAGGCACCTGTTCGCGCAGATCGCCTCCCTGGACCGGGCGACCTACCTGGTGACCGACATCGCTCCCCCGCCACCCATCGCCGCAAGCCTCGAGGAGGCCGGGGTCTCGGTGATCACACCCTGA
- a CDS encoding DUF6318 family protein translates to MISRGSVWVGWRGVVLASAVGVVLGACTPSDTEPAPTAEPTSTSASPSESGEPTEEPTDERPEVDPPERPVAMEKESVEGAIAAAEYFMRLYPYIYASGEFTEWDAIVDEDRCENFCATARSGAVDLHAGGGYAVGGAVEVLSADGGGPYDDQEVDDVYIVELELSFESSEDVRSDGTREHYDGAERSARVALIWVDDRWRVIDAWNHEAES, encoded by the coding sequence ATGATTTCTCGGGGGAGCGTGTGGGTCGGGTGGCGTGGTGTTGTGCTCGCGTCGGCTGTGGGGGTGGTGCTGGGGGCGTGTACGCCTTCTGATACTGAGCCAGCTCCGACGGCGGAGCCCACCTCGACGAGTGCCTCGCCTTCGGAGTCGGGTGAGCCGACAGAGGAGCCGACGGACGAGCGGCCGGAGGTAGATCCGCCGGAGCGGCCGGTGGCGATGGAGAAGGAGTCGGTGGAGGGGGCGATTGCGGCGGCGGAGTATTTCATGCGTTTGTATCCGTACATCTATGCCTCCGGTGAATTCACTGAGTGGGACGCGATTGTTGATGAAGATCGGTGTGAGAACTTCTGCGCGACAGCGCGCTCTGGTGCAGTCGACCTACATGCAGGGGGTGGATATGCCGTAGGCGGCGCGGTTGAGGTTCTGAGCGCAGATGGTGGCGGCCCATATGACGACCAGGAGGTCGACGATGTCTACATTGTCGAGCTCGAGCTGTCGTTCGAATCGTCCGAAGACGTCCGTAGTGATGGAACACGTGAGCACTACGATGGGGCCGAGCGTTCGGCACGTGTCGCGTTGATCTGGGTGGACGATCGGTGGCGTGTCATCGACGCCTGGAACCATGAGGCCGAGTCATGA
- a CDS encoding MFS transporter: MIVTRPAIPAEIKVLVVAAFVIAIGFGLVSPVLPAYARSFNVGVAAASVVVSAFAFFRLVFAPAGGALVARLGERPVYLTGLVVVALSSLATAFAQSYVQLLVLRGVGGIGSTMFTVSAMAMVVRLAPPEIRGRCSSAYATAFLLGGMLGPVLGGLLAELGLRVPFVVYAVFLFVAAAIVAVRLRGARMRPAPDEPERPPMRVAQAWANRTFRAALVSGFANGWCNFGVRVAVLPQLAVAVHDATWVAGAALASASVGTAGALQISGRWADSAGRRPVVLTGLVMTALGLGVMGVATSLVALLAVSVFSGVGAGLLNPAQQASLADVVGSDRNGSKVLAAFQMAQDSGAILGPILIGVVADQAGFGWAFAVTGVVALAATLPWLRAPETAPVQRGGIA, translated from the coding sequence ATGATCGTGACCAGGCCCGCCATCCCCGCCGAGATCAAGGTGCTGGTGGTCGCCGCGTTCGTGATCGCGATCGGCTTCGGCCTGGTCTCTCCGGTGCTACCTGCCTACGCCCGGTCCTTCAACGTGGGTGTGGCCGCCGCCTCCGTCGTGGTGAGCGCATTCGCCTTCTTCCGGCTCGTGTTCGCTCCCGCCGGCGGGGCGCTGGTGGCGCGCCTGGGTGAGAGGCCGGTGTACCTGACCGGGCTCGTGGTCGTGGCGCTCAGTTCGCTGGCGACGGCGTTCGCCCAGTCCTACGTGCAACTGCTGGTGCTGCGCGGGGTGGGAGGCATCGGATCGACCATGTTCACGGTGTCGGCCATGGCGATGGTGGTGCGACTCGCTCCGCCGGAGATCCGGGGCAGGTGCTCCTCGGCGTACGCGACGGCGTTCCTGCTCGGCGGGATGCTCGGGCCGGTCCTTGGCGGGCTGCTGGCCGAGCTGGGGCTACGGGTGCCGTTTGTGGTGTACGCGGTGTTCCTGTTCGTCGCGGCGGCGATCGTGGCGGTGCGGCTCCGGGGAGCGCGAATGCGCCCGGCGCCGGATGAGCCCGAACGGCCGCCGATGCGGGTGGCACAGGCGTGGGCGAACCGGACCTTTCGGGCGGCCCTGGTCTCCGGATTCGCCAATGGGTGGTGCAACTTCGGCGTGCGGGTGGCCGTGTTGCCGCAGCTGGCCGTTGCCGTCCACGACGCCACCTGGGTGGCCGGTGCTGCGCTCGCCAGTGCATCGGTGGGGACGGCGGGTGCGTTGCAGATCTCCGGGCGGTGGGCCGACTCGGCCGGGCGCCGGCCGGTGGTGCTGACGGGGCTGGTGATGACCGCGCTCGGGCTCGGTGTGATGGGGGTGGCGACCTCGCTGGTGGCACTGCTCGCTGTCTCGGTGTTCTCGGGAGTGGGCGCGGGTCTACTCAACCCCGCGCAGCAGGCGTCACTCGCCGACGTGGTGGGCAGCGACCGCAACGGGAGCAAGGTGCTGGCCGCCTTCCAGATGGCGCAGGACTCCGGGGCGATCCTCGGCCCCATCCTCATCGGCGTGGTGGCCGATCAGGCAGGGTTCGGCTGGGCGTTCGCGGTGACCGGGGTGGTGGCGCTCGCGGCGACGCTGCCGTGGTTGCGGGCCCCGGAGACGGCTCCGGTGCAGCGGGGTGGGATTGCCTGA